The genomic window AATCCTGAACCGCCGGCCCCGTGCGGCTGTCGTCGAAATCGACAAAGTGCGGTCCGTCATCGGTCCACAGCACGTTGCCGATATGACAATCGCCGTGCAGCCGCAAAGACTTCACGGCGCCGGCGCGCTCATAGCAACGCTGCACTCCCGCCAGCGCCAGGGCGACGACGCTGCGATACGCATCGGCGAGATCGGCGGGGATGAAATCGTGCGCCAGCAGAAAATCGCGCGGCTCTTCGCCGAACGTAGCCTGGTCGAGAGCCGGTCGATGCCGAAACGATTGCAGAGCGCCGATCGCGTGAATGCGGCCGATGAAACGGCCCATCCATTCGCGCGTATCGCGAGCGTCGAGTTCGGGCGCCCGCCCGCCGTGCTTGCGGAACACAGCGAAGCGGAATCCGTTGAACACGTGCAGCGTCGCGCCATCGGCGAGCGGCAGCGCCGCGACCACCGGAATCTCGCGCTCGGCGAGCTCCTGCACGAACGCATGTTCTTCGAGAATCGCGGCATCGCTCCAGCGCTCTGGCCGGTAAAACTTGGCCACCAGCGGCGGGCCATCCTCCATGCCGACCTGATAAACGCGATTCTCGTAACTGTTGAGCGCAAGCAGGCGTCCGTCGCTGCGAAAGCCGACGCTATCGAGGGCATTCAGCACGCAGTCGGGAGTCAGGGCGGAGTAGGGCGCTGCGGTCCGGGCGATCTCGCTTGTCATGGCTGGATTGTACGGGCGTTCGCCCGAACCTGTAGCGCGCTGACCGCAGCGGGTGAAAACGCCTCTTTTTAAAGTGCCGTTCGCCCCGATTTAGCTTGCCCTCGAAAGTACCAGGCCCTAATCGGGGGGCATTTCGAGGGCAAGCTCTGAGGTCGTCGAAGGGCGGTTGAGTGCAATCGCCCGCCTTCCCATGCCGTTCACGCCATGCGCAAGCGTATTGCGCGTCTGGCCGACAATGCTGCGATGAAAAACAGAACCGGCACCGCGGCTTCAAGCCCCTCTTCGAGCGCCTGGGTGTGGCGGCGCACGATGACGGGCAATTTCACCGGCCACGATTCTTCGATGACGGCCGGCGCGCGATCGAGTGTCTTGCTCAATACCAGTACGACGAATGCAAGC from Burkholderiales bacterium includes these protein-coding regions:
- a CDS encoding serine/threonine protein kinase codes for the protein MTSEIARTAAPYSALTPDCVLNALDSVGFRSDGRLLALNSYENRVYQVGMEDGPPLVAKFYRPERWSDAAILEEHAFVQELAEREIPVVAALPLADGATLHVFNGFRFAVFRKHGGRAPELDARDTREWMGRFIGRIHAIGALQSFRHRPALDQATFGEEPRDFLLAHDFIPADLADAYRSVVALALAGVQRCYERAGAVKSLRLHGDCHIGNVLWTDDGPHFVDFDDSRTGPAVQDLWMLLSGERAEMARQLADLLAGYEDFCEFETRELHLIEALRTLRLIHYSAWLARRWHDPAFPAAFPWFNTQRYWQDRILELREQIALMDEAPLWSA